The following coding sequences lie in one Eubacterium ventriosum genomic window:
- a CDS encoding PcfB family protein: MSDEISQAIQIIRLEFDGLRFGMDITGGTVKQAKNLAVFIYALLTREKLQGKTSLKKMLSKDGSLQILKIREEDMKKFKKLAKKYGILYSKLPDINKSDGMTEVLFHTEATPRINTLIEKLGNGSIENLMDYVRNGKDGDFEKVVDYLKKENILKDTPSEVEPERKEQLDRYADELKYNAMINDPSRVDITISRKLYEEENLTSIKTRVPNTYGDNVRYLWLDKSDVVSINGGKTFFAYLNKDKEYELVDRDGQVAEKLSGQNLQKQHYDSVDVTVKHRALQEQRRGKNEMEQKYKKVGTPGPKVRKTESVKGTPRGR; encoded by the coding sequence ATGTCAGATGAAATTTCACAGGCAATACAGATAATAAGACTTGAATTTGATGGTTTGAGATTTGGAATGGACATAACAGGTGGAACAGTGAAGCAGGCAAAAAATCTGGCGGTGTTCATTTATGCACTGCTCACAAGAGAAAAGCTTCAGGGAAAGACATCATTGAAAAAGATGTTAAGTAAGGATGGTAGTTTGCAGATATTAAAAATCAGGGAAGAGGACATGAAGAAGTTTAAAAAACTTGCAAAGAAATATGGAATTCTTTATTCAAAACTTCCGGACATAAACAAGTCAGACGGAATGACAGAAGTTCTCTTTCACACAGAGGCAACACCAAGAATAAATACATTAATCGAAAAGTTAGGCAATGGAAGCATTGAGAACTTAATGGATTATGTAAGAAATGGTAAGGATGGAGATTTTGAAAAGGTTGTTGATTATCTTAAGAAAGAAAACATTTTAAAAGATACTCCCAGTGAAGTCGAACCAGAAAGAAAGGAACAGTTAGACAGGTATGCAGATGAACTTAAATACAATGCAATGATAAATGATCCTTCAAGAGTAGATATTACCATTTCAAGGAAACTTTATGAAGAGGAAAATCTTACATCCATAAAGACAAGGGTTCCTAATACATATGGTGACAATGTCAGATACTTATGGCTTGATAAGTCAGATGTTGTATCAATTAACGGTGGAAAGACTTTCTTCGCATATCTTAACAAGGACAAGGAATACGAACTTGTTGACAGAGACGGGCAGGTGGCAGAGAAACTTTCAGGTCAGAATTTACAGAAGCAGCATTATGACAGCGTGGATGTAACTGTTAAACACAGGGCATTACAGGAACAAAGAAGAGGTAAAAACGAAATGGAACAAAAATACAAAAAGGTTGGGACTCCGGGTCCCAAGGTCAGAAAAACAGAATCGGTTAAAGGAACTCCAAGGGGGCGATAG
- a CDS encoding relaxase/mobilization nuclease domain-containing protein, which yields MNSHHCSKGSHLQVAIDYVLKDEKTMNGLLTGSVNCIKENAYECMKGTKRLYGKMDKRQGYHLIISFEENECGGDTAMKVIEEFVHEYLESDYEVVYAVHTNTDHIHGHIIWNSVRFTDGYKYHYKKGDWEKDIQPRIDRICEKYNLSTLDKSIKKTDKREWDVLKNGPFIWNEQIKQDIEACVLRASDYSMFLQMLEAEGYEIKQGKYLAVKPPGMERFRRTKTLGQGYGIDELKERIVKENLNTYRSNQIVRSPRVRRFKSKKVRKTRMTGLQRQYFREMYRLGKIRKQPYSQVWKYRKDVKKFKLLQKQYLFLAKYDVTDVEQISDVQKDLRKKVSVLLKAKKVIVNEMDKHLKVFQAVENIDKEKKATIFYKMGDDTFKESEQIVSEARATLKEEGVSFEKVKKLKEYYTELLQANEKEIKQLRKEIGVGYKIIKEVKVRQEKKEIEERAIKEEKNKQEEQEKKHVRRK from the coding sequence ATGAATAGCCATCACTGTTCTAAAGGCTCACATCTGCAGGTGGCAATTGATTACGTCTTAAAGGATGAAAAGACCATGAATGGTCTGCTTACAGGAAGTGTTAACTGCATAAAAGAAAATGCCTATGAGTGTATGAAGGGGACAAAAAGACTTTATGGAAAAATGGACAAAAGACAGGGGTATCATCTCATCATTTCGTTTGAAGAAAATGAGTGTGGTGGAGATACAGCAATGAAGGTTATAGAAGAATTTGTTCACGAGTATCTGGAAAGCGATTACGAGGTAGTATATGCAGTTCATACCAATACAGACCACATTCATGGTCACATCATCTGGAACAGTGTGCGTTTCACAGACGGATATAAATATCATTACAAAAAAGGTGATTGGGAAAAAGACATTCAGCCAAGAATAGACAGAATATGTGAAAAGTACAATCTTTCAACACTGGATAAATCAATTAAAAAAACAGACAAAAGGGAATGGGATGTTTTAAAGAACGGGCCGTTTATATGGAATGAACAAATTAAACAGGACATAGAGGCGTGTGTTTTAAGAGCTTCAGATTATTCAATGTTTCTGCAAATGCTTGAAGCAGAAGGATATGAAATAAAGCAGGGGAAATATCTGGCAGTAAAACCGCCGGGAATGGAAAGATTCAGACGTACAAAGACGTTAGGACAGGGCTATGGAATTGATGAATTAAAAGAAAGAATTGTAAAGGAAAATCTTAATACTTATAGAAGTAATCAGATAGTAAGATCTCCAAGAGTCAGAAGGTTTAAGTCAAAAAAAGTAAGAAAAACGAGGATGACAGGATTGCAAAGACAGTATTTTAGGGAAATGTATCGTTTGGGAAAAATAAGAAAACAACCATACTCACAGGTATGGAAATACAGGAAGGATGTTAAGAAGTTTAAGTTATTACAAAAGCAGTATTTATTCCTTGCAAAGTATGACGTTACTGATGTGGAACAAATATCTGATGTGCAAAAAGATTTGAGAAAAAAGGTGTCAGTATTGCTTAAGGCAAAGAAGGTAATTGTTAATGAAATGGACAAACACCTTAAGGTATTTCAGGCAGTGGAGAATATAGATAAGGAAAAGAAAGCAACCATTTTCTATAAGATGGGTGATGACACATTTAAGGAATCAGAGCAGATTGTATCAGAAGCAAGGGCAACACTTAAAGAAGAGGGAGTGTCATTTGAGAAAGTAAAAAAATTAAAGGAATATTATACAGAACTTTTGCAGGCAAATGAAAAGGAAATAAAACAACTAAGAAAAGAAATTGGTGTAGGTTACAAAATCATAAAGGAAGTAAAAGTAAGGCAGGAGAAAAAAGAAATTGAGGAAAGAGCAATTAAAGAAGAAAAAAACAAACAGGAAGAACAGGAGAAAAAACATGTTAGAAGGAAGTGA
- the ltrA gene encoding group II intron reverse transcriptase/maturase, which produces MLKKTKLRYNEYYDMQRVYDSLYSASKNGNNFYKLLEIIGSEENIRLAYRNLKSNKGSNTKGTDGKTIDDIKELTDETVINTVREMLADYKPKSVRRVYIPKPGSDKKRPLGIPCIWDRLVQQCILQVLEPICEPKFHNHSYGFRPNRDTHHAISRTVSMINMYKHYYCVDVDIKGFFDNVDHGKLLKQIWTLGIRDKRLISIISKILKSEIKGEGIPTKGTPQGGIISPLLSLIVLNELDWWISNQWETFKPNRMSNVEAFRTYAKKYTNLKDGFLIRYADDFKIMCGSYNEAQRWYHATVDFLKTRLKLDISEEKPKVINLKKNSSTYLGFKIKVVPKGKTRYGYIAKTDMSDKAIKNAKSNLKAKIINIRKDNPTVAIKNYNSAIRGIQNYYCIATNIYNNLTDVNYALLPTIRIRLRDISKTIPFKETDINFQKQTMGIQKETKIVTIGDMCLLPLTGVHHRSPMNFSQEISNYTSKGREKIHKNLMLITQREFEAIAKMRDPTETIEFNDNSLSAYVIQQGNCYITGKKLDVSHMKCIRKKPLKKRGTNNHGNIIFINSDVYKAIFTRKMVEAQGLLRKFKLNEEQWKKVNYIRQNYDYQKV; this is translated from the coding sequence ATGCTAAAGAAAACCAAATTGAGATACAACGAATATTATGATATGCAAAGAGTATATGATTCATTGTATTCAGCAAGTAAAAACGGTAACAACTTTTATAAGTTACTGGAGATTATTGGTTCAGAAGAAAATATCAGGTTAGCATATAGAAACCTAAAGAGTAATAAAGGTAGTAATACCAAGGGAACTGATGGAAAGACAATAGACGATATTAAAGAACTAACAGATGAAACTGTGATTAATACAGTGAGAGAGATGTTAGCTGACTACAAACCTAAGTCTGTCAGAAGAGTGTACATTCCAAAACCAGGAAGTGACAAGAAAAGACCATTGGGTATTCCGTGTATATGGGACAGATTGGTTCAGCAGTGCATATTGCAGGTCCTTGAACCAATCTGTGAACCTAAGTTTCACAACCATTCATATGGTTTTAGACCAAACAGAGACACACATCACGCAATTAGTAGAACAGTTAGTATGATAAATATGTACAAGCATTACTACTGTGTTGATGTTGACATAAAAGGGTTTTTCGACAATGTCGACCACGGAAAACTTTTGAAACAGATATGGACACTTGGAATAAGAGACAAGCGTTTAATAAGTATCATAAGTAAGATACTTAAGTCAGAAATAAAGGGAGAAGGAATACCGACAAAAGGTACACCACAAGGTGGAATAATAAGTCCACTACTATCCCTAATAGTCTTAAATGAATTAGATTGGTGGATAAGTAATCAATGGGAAACATTCAAACCAAACAGAATGTCTAATGTTGAAGCATTTCGAACATATGCGAAGAAATACACCAATCTGAAAGATGGATTTCTAATAAGATATGCAGATGATTTCAAAATAATGTGTGGAAGTTATAACGAAGCACAGAGATGGTATCACGCAACAGTGGATTTCTTAAAAACAAGATTGAAATTGGACATAAGTGAAGAAAAACCAAAAGTCATAAATCTTAAGAAAAACTCATCAACATATTTAGGTTTTAAAATAAAAGTCGTTCCAAAGGGGAAGACCAGATATGGTTATATAGCAAAGACTGATATGAGTGACAAGGCAATTAAGAATGCAAAAAGCAATCTAAAAGCCAAAATAATTAACATTCGAAAAGACAACCCAACAGTGGCAATTAAAAACTATAATTCAGCCATTAGAGGAATACAAAATTATTATTGCATAGCAACAAATATTTACAACAATTTAACGGATGTGAATTACGCTCTCTTACCAACCATAAGAATACGTCTTAGAGACATTAGCAAAACAATTCCATTTAAGGAAACAGACATTAATTTTCAAAAACAAACAATGGGTATTCAGAAAGAAACAAAAATTGTAACCATAGGAGATATGTGTTTACTCCCATTAACGGGAGTTCACCATAGGAGTCCTATGAATTTCTCTCAGGAAATAAGTAATTATACTTCAAAAGGTCGAGAGAAAATACACAAGAATTTAATGCTTATTACACAAAGAGAATTTGAAGCCATAGCTAAAATGAGAGACCCAACAGAAACAATAGAATTTAATGACAATAGTTTATCAGCATATGTCATTCAGCAAGGAAATTGTTACATAACGGGTAAGAAGTTAGATGTTAGCCATATGAAGTGCATTAGAAAGAAACCTTTAAAAAAGAGGGGAACTAATAATCACGGAAATATAATCTTTATAAATTCAGATGTGTACAAGGCAATATTTACGAGAAAGATGGTTGAAGCCCAAGGTTTATTAAGAAAATTTAAGTTGAATGAAGAACAATGGAAAAAAGTTAATTATATAAGGCAAAATTATGATTACCAAAAGGTTTAG
- a CDS encoding helix-turn-helix domain-containing protein: MTFSSKLQKLRKDNNLSQEQLASELCVSRQAISKWELGTLPDINNLVKISNFFDCSLDYLMNDDKEDQFEEEFSNEQNKIANNENVGTKATAIKRHLKFILPGSGMAISIIFLILIKLISTFFQTPIARQSESGTWYTGFIGFIDYYDLYGIVNIALLLFMLSFTFFSFFIVKKKNKSKKNILLTLIGYAMIMIFCIKSLYEINTKPFVSLNFLELVISIIYIACAILLFSREIKD, from the coding sequence ATGACGTTTTCTAGTAAATTGCAAAAATTAAGAAAGGATAATAACTTATCGCAAGAGCAACTAGCTTCTGAGTTATGTGTATCCAGACAAGCCATCTCAAAATGGGAACTAGGAACCCTACCGGATATTAATAATTTAGTAAAGATAAGCAATTTTTTTGATTGCTCTTTAGATTATCTTATGAATGATGATAAAGAAGACCAATTTGAGGAGGAATTTAGCAACGAACAAAATAAGATTGCAAATAATGAAAATGTAGGCACAAAAGCCACTGCAATCAAAAGGCATCTCAAATTCATATTGCCAGGATCTGGAATGGCTATTTCGATTATTTTCCTTATACTAATAAAATTAATATCAACATTTTTTCAAACTCCCATTGCCAGACAGTCAGAATCTGGAACCTGGTATACAGGTTTTATAGGATTCATCGATTATTATGATTTGTATGGAATTGTTAATATAGCATTGCTTTTGTTTATGTTATCATTTACATTTTTTTCTTTTTTTATTGTTAAAAAGAAAAATAAATCCAAGAAAAATATCTTATTAACCTTAATTGGATATGCAATGATTATGATATTTTGCATAAAATCATTATATGAAATAAATACAAAACCTTTTGTTTCACTGAATTTTTTAGAGCTCGTTATATCAATTATTTATATCGCGTGTGCAATACTTTTATTCTCTCGGGAAATTAAAGATTGA
- a CDS encoding plasmid mobilization protein, producing MSSDKRDITKLIRFNDREYKIVMENANACNMNFSAYVRYAISNIKMPNPDMRKHILKLINEVNHIGNNVNQIVRNNNSGLYMDSDKTRLMEYMRLLNLKVGAFMEKYGD from the coding sequence ATGAGTTCAGATAAAAGAGACATTACTAAGCTTATAAGATTCAATGACAGGGAATATAAGATAGTAATGGAAAATGCAAATGCCTGTAACATGAATTTCTCAGCCTATGTCAGATATGCAATTTCAAACATAAAGATGCCAAATCCTGATATGAGAAAACATATTCTTAAACTTATTAATGAGGTCAATCACATAGGTAATAACGTTAATCAGATTGTCCGCAATAATAACAGTGGTTTGTATATGGACAGTGATAAGACAAGGCTTATGGAGTACATGCGATTACTGAATCTTAAGGTGGGAGCTTTTATGGAAAAGTATGGCGATTAG
- a CDS encoding JAB domain-containing protein, translated as MEKINQVSIRLVKERPLLSEEQLTSPEKVAMVVGDYIRDMDREALCVINFNSKLQPLNFNLVSIGAIDTTIASPREILKSAILSNAANMMILHNHPSNILEPSKEDIRTTAKLVDICNLVGIPLLDHIIVGPDKGRYFSLRDKQLVDFRKSSIYSDKLEFLNFKKDKDIKIAEEVKVR; from the coding sequence ATGGAAAAGATAAATCAGGTATCAATTAGACTTGTAAAGGAACGACCGCTGCTATCAGAAGAACAACTTACATCCCCTGAAAAGGTGGCAATGGTAGTTGGAGATTACATAAGGGATATGGATCGTGAAGCTTTATGTGTAATCAATTTTAACAGTAAGCTTCAGCCATTGAATTTCAATCTGGTAAGCATTGGAGCAATAGATACTACAATTGCTTCGCCAAGAGAAATACTTAAGTCAGCAATATTGTCAAATGCAGCAAATATGATGATTTTACATAACCATCCATCCAACATTTTAGAACCATCAAAGGAAGACATCAGAACTACGGCAAAGCTAGTTGATATTTGCAATCTGGTGGGAATACCTCTTCTGGACCACATTATTGTTGGTCCAGATAAGGGGAGGTATTTCAGCTTAAGGGATAAGCAGTTGGTTGATTTTAGAAAAAGCAGTATATATTCAGACAAGTTAGAGTTCTTAAATTTTAAGAAAGATAAGGACATAAAAATAGCCGAGGAAGTAAAGGTTAGATAA
- a CDS encoding DUF5688 family protein, protein MNLNYEEFKEKIKEDIKDYMDEKYKDCGVVIRKVNKTNREVDGLNFYDIPGLKNATPTLYVNNLYEEYERTVNYEDVVRMAAETMENGIESFNKEIKADFLDTSRLKDNVFFTLINAEQNRELLKTVPHRKFEDLAIVYRWNLGNDSLGTYTNLVNNDLAAKEGLTENDLYNAANKNTKELFPVSIKNMNEVISEIIFGESELGEEMQEEFNEVMMETPNEHSMYVITNESKLYGAASILYEEPLHELAEKIGSDLYILPSSIHEVIAVSADFGLPDELAEMVYEINMDQVDINDRLSNQVYCYDKDLRTLRLATDTINKSLDDVDRGAISSPEREGR, encoded by the coding sequence ATGAATTTAAATTACGAAGAATTTAAGGAAAAGATTAAGGAAGATATTAAGGATTACATGGATGAGAAGTACAAGGATTGTGGAGTTGTAATCAGAAAGGTTAATAAGACTAACCGTGAGGTTGATGGATTAAATTTTTATGATATTCCAGGATTAAAAAATGCCACACCAACATTATACGTAAACAACCTGTATGAAGAATACGAAAGAACAGTAAATTACGAAGATGTTGTAAGAATGGCAGCTGAAACAATGGAAAATGGAATTGAATCATTTAACAAGGAAATTAAGGCAGATTTTTTAGATACGTCAAGACTTAAGGATAACGTATTTTTTACATTAATAAATGCTGAACAGAACAGAGAGTTATTGAAGACTGTTCCACACAGAAAATTTGAAGACCTTGCAATTGTGTACAGATGGAATCTTGGAAATGATTCATTAGGAACATATACAAATCTTGTTAACAATGATTTAGCAGCAAAGGAAGGTCTTACAGAAAATGACTTATACAATGCAGCAAATAAGAACACAAAGGAATTATTCCCAGTGTCAATTAAGAACATGAATGAAGTCATTAGTGAAATTATATTTGGTGAAAGTGAATTGGGTGAAGAAATGCAGGAAGAATTCAATGAAGTAATGATGGAAACACCTAATGAACATTCAATGTATGTAATTACAAACGAAAGTAAATTGTATGGAGCAGCTTCAATTTTGTATGAAGAGCCACTACACGAATTAGCAGAAAAAATTGGAAGTGACCTGTATATTTTGCCATCAAGCATCCATGAAGTTATTGCCGTATCAGCAGATTTTGGTTTACCTGATGAATTGGCAGAAATGGTTTATGAAATCAATATGGACCAGGTAGACATTAATGACCGTCTTTCAAATCAGGTATATTGCTACGACAAGGATTTAAGAACATTAAGACTTGCAACAGACACAATAAATAAGAGTCTTGATGACGTTGACCGTGGAGCAATATCAAGTCCGGAAAGAGAGGGCAGATAG
- a CDS encoding type IV secretory system conjugative DNA transfer family protein has translation MNRKNSIVIPCLIIGELFTIYVSYVLNGVWNTNGDIVLILNKFNAAIKNPFGHYYNANTLRAVIYGSLIYGMAVLMYVTSRRNLMHGKEYGTARFADIRMVNKALADKDESKNRILSNNVRMSTDTSVTGLNNNMLVIGGSGAGKTFYIVKPNIMQMLPKGSFIATDPKGGAKRSIVKSYGTIATNN, from the coding sequence ATGAACAGAAAGAATTCAATAGTAATTCCCTGTTTAATAATTGGAGAACTTTTTACCATTTATGTTTCATACGTTCTAAATGGCGTATGGAACACCAATGGCGATATAGTACTAATTCTTAATAAGTTTAATGCTGCAATAAAAAATCCATTCGGACATTACTACAATGCCAATACATTAAGAGCAGTAATCTATGGTTCGTTAATATACGGAATGGCAGTTTTAATGTATGTGACAAGCAGAAGAAATCTTATGCATGGCAAGGAATATGGTACTGCAAGATTTGCAGATATACGAATGGTTAATAAGGCACTTGCAGATAAGGATGAAAGCAAGAATAGAATATTAAGTAATAACGTGCGAATGAGCACTGATACCAGTGTTACCGGTTTGAATAACAACATGCTTGTAATCGGAGGCTCCGGTGCAGGAAAAACATTTTACATTGTAAAACCAAACATAATGCAGATGCTGCCAAAGGGATCCTTCATCGCAACCGATCCAAAGGGAGGTGCGAAACGTTCCATAGTGAAAAGCTATGGCACGATTGCAACTAATAATTGA